The Oreochromis niloticus isolate F11D_XX linkage group LG2, O_niloticus_UMD_NMBU, whole genome shotgun sequence genome includes a region encoding these proteins:
- the LOC106098832 gene encoding uncharacterized protein LOC106098832, which translates to MPRLELCAALTGAQLASLLTKELTLPLCRVVLWTDSTTVLTWIQSESCHFKVFVGTRIAEIQELTDSQSWRYVTTYENPADDLTRGKKLQDLTVQSRWACGPPFLQLHRDQWPDHPATPCTDFAEEQRKPITCLAVSTDSISLPDAQQFTSFSKLLEETARCLHGAAGDNLTSENYKEAELILLRAAQKDSFPDEIQCLTTGKPVHSSSRLFGLAPEFDESLLLIRVGGRLRRCHDLEAAVIHPVVLDPKHPITRLLIQQADSDLKHPGAERLFAELRRKYWILRGREAVRSEQRSCPECQKWRAQPVNPKMADLPLARLRLHQPAFFSTGIDCFGPMQVKVGRRNEKRWGLLFKCLTTRAIHIEVLSSINTDSFLMALRRFVSRRGKPAEILCDQGTNFRGGDRELQETFNALHPSLQGKLAEHQIKFRFNPPSSPHFGGSWEREIRSIKAALASTLGSQVVKEEILQTVLIEIEGMLNSKPLGYVSSDVADPDPITPNLLLMGRLDPSLPQVIYHDSELIGRRPWRTCQVLSDRFWTQFIRHYLPTLQTRSKWQKDTAPIQVGTVVMIVDPQLPRASWPVGKINRVFPGADGLIRSAEVNVKDRTYVRPVSRLIRLPAVPEQNGQ; encoded by the coding sequence ATGCCACGTCTGGAACTATGTGCAGCCTTGACTGGAGCTCAACTCGCTAGCCTGCTGACCAAAGAGCTCACCCTACCACTATGCAGAGTGGTGTTATGGACAGACTCCACCACTGTCCTAACATGGATCCAGTCAGAGTCCTGTCATTTCAAGGTGTTCGTGGGAACTCGGATAGCTGAGATCCAGGAACTGACAGACAGCCAGTCTTGGCGTTATGTGACAACATATGAAAATCCGGCAGATGATCTAACTAGGGGTAAGAAGCTACAAGACCTCACTGTGCAGTCCCGGTGGGCATGTGGGCCCCCGTTTCTGCAGCTACATCGAGACCAGTGGCCAGACCACCCAGCCACACCATGTACAGACTTTGCTGAGGAGCAGCGTAAACCAATAACTTGCTTAGCTGTGTCTACTGACTCTATCTCCCTGCCTGATGCACAGCAGTTTACCAGTTTTAGCAAGCTATTGGAAGAAACAGCCAGGTGCCTTCACGGGGCGGCTGGTGACAACCTCACATCAGAGAACTACAAGGAGGCTGAGCTTATTCTGCTGAGAGCTGCTCAGAAAGACAGTTTCCCAGATGAGATCCAGTGCCTGACCACTGGGAAACCAGTTCACTCATCCAGCCGTCTGTTTGGCCTGGCTCCGGAATTTGATGAGTCGCTCCTACTCATACGAGTAGGTGGTCGTCTCAGACGGTGCCATGATTTGGAAGCTGCTGTGATACATCCAGTAGTATTGGACCCTAAACATCCAATCACCAGACTACTCATCCAACAGGCTGACAGTGATTTGAAACACCCAGGAGCAGAGAGATTGTTTGCAGAGTTGAGAAGGAAATACTGGATTCTTCGCGGCCGTGAAGCCGTAAGAAGTGAACAGCGCTCCTGCCCTGAGTGCCAAAAATGGAGAGCCCAACCTGTCAACCCAAAGATGGCAGACCTTCCCCTTGCACGCCTACGATTACATCAGCCAGCCTTCTTCTCAACAGGCATCGACTGCTTTGGGCCAATGCAGGTGAAGGTTGGTCGGAGAAACGAAAAACGCTGGGGCCTGCTCTTCAAATGCTTGACAACTCGTGCCATTCATATTGAGGTGCTGTCTAGCATCAACACCGACTCATTTCTGATGGCATTAAGAAGATTTGTCTCTCGCCGTGGGAAACCAGCTGAGATACTGTGTGACCAGGGAACGAATTTCCGAGGCGGGGATCGGGAGCTCCAGGAAACTTTCAATGCCCTGCATCCCTCTTTACAAGGCAAGTTAGCAGAGCATCAGATCAAGTTTCGATTTAACCCTCCCAGTTCTCCCCACTTTGGAGGATCCTGGGAGCGAGAGATCAGGTCCATAAAGGCAGCTCTGGCCTCCACATTGGGCTCGCAGGTTGTAAAAGAGGAAATCCTCCAAACAGTGCTGATCGAGATCGAGGGAATGCTCAACTCAAAACCTTTGGGGTACGTATCATCAGACGTGGCCGACCCAGACCCCATTACCCCAAATTTGTTGCTGATGGGGCGGCTAGACCCTTCCCTACCCCAAGTGATATACCACGACTCAGAGCTCATTGGACGACGACCATGGAGGACCTGTCAGGTGTTATCCGATCGCTTCTGGACACAGTTCATACGCCACTACCTGCCTACACTGCAGACAAGGTCAAAGTGGCAGAAAGACACTGCTCCGATCCAGGTGGGCACTGTGGTGATGATAGTGGATCCCCAACTTCCCAGAGCATCATGGCCTGTTGGGAAGATCAACAGGGTATTCCCCGGAGCTGATGGTTTAATCCGGTCTGCAGAAGTGAACGTAAAGGACCGTACCTACGTACGCCCAGTGAGCCGCCTTATTCGACTACCTGCAGTACCAGAACAAAATGGACAGTAA
- the LOC109203230 gene encoding uncharacterized protein LOC109203230, whose translation MLPPEPVLAPTTAIAVKEKTYRGPSPSIPEFTKGDPRQFARLRLALDNILPFDATERFKYQVLCDHLKFEEALLIADSYSNSPRPYSDTMASLTKHYGQPHQLSLQRIAELMDEPSIRPGDTTGFRRFALRVRALVGMLEQLGEDGHIELQCGSHVARLTRKLPQDLRAAFRRYLYPQKDGIPSLRDFAEWLEYELVIQEGGDHTEKVEESSRDRSSMKRDKRATKRTTTVLHGATHNTAPQRSSATTPSTSEVQDKPTAYCPYCNNTLHFLDQCVNFKMLTKEQKSTWIKSNNRCWRCGRHHQAAQCRLKVQCKTCREKHLEALHEVNLRPAAPNPPMEHVAELGSKASTEVLYLDRRAGCSQVLLKITKVLLQNGEHTLETFAILDDGSERTILLPEATQRLQLQGTAESLTLRTVRQGLRTLHGASVTVKVSPASQPSRTFTIERAFTADDLGLAEHSYPVKALQQKYRHLRRLPLLPFTNAQPLLLIGSDCPHLVTPIKPVRLGSPGGPAAVKTRLGWVLQGPIPSLKHSAQPQQCLFLSTTSPQSELHSQVERLWQLDTLPYRSEKLVTRSRREEQAMKLLEAKTTRLNVEGVKRYSTPLLRVSDMPTLRVPPEAVLPNLRGTEKRLSRDPEKAKAYQAEMTRLIAAGYVREISEEEMRASKESWFIPHHMVTHNGKNRVVFNCSFTYRDQNLNGLLLPGPNLGASLLGVLLRFRERSIAVSSDIKGMFHQVRLLPEDRPLLRFIWRDLQRDTHPKVYEWQVLPFGTTCSPCCAIYALQRHVHDHSDQGDDVRDSIEKNFYVDNWLQSFSSPDVATEVVDKLRSLLSEGGFELRQWASSTPDLISHLPQEIRSESSVQWLNRTDMDPQEPALGLRWMCCSDTLHYKSRQLESNPPTMRNIYRVLASQYDPLGFLVPFTTRAKVLVQQLWDKKREWDDPLLPSDLLSAWNEWEGEL comes from the coding sequence ATGCTCCCCCCAGAACCGGTGTTAGCTCCCACTACAGCCATAGCTGTAAAGGAGAAGACCTACAGAGGACCATCGCCCTCCATCCCAGAGTTCACAAAGGGTGATCCCAGGCAGTTTGCTAGATTAAGGCTTGCCCTAGACAATATTCTCCCCTTTGATGCAACCGAGAGGTTCAAATATCAGGTCCTCTGTGACCACCTTAAATTTGAGGAAGCTCTTTTAATTGCTGACTCCTACAGTAACTCACCCCGCCCCTACTCTGACACGATGGCCTCGCTCACTAAACATTATGGTCAGCCGCACCAGCTGTCACTGCAGAGAATAGCAGAGCTTATGGATGAGCCCAGCATCCGCCCGGGTGACACGACTGGATTCAGAAGGTTTGCACTGAGAGTCCGTGCTCTGGTCGGCATGTTAGAGCAACTTGGGGAAGATGGACACATAGAGCTGCAATGCGGGTCCCATGTTGCTAGGCTGACACGAAAGCTACCGCAAGACCTACGTGCTGCTTTCCGCCGCTACCTTTACCCACAGAAAGATGGAATACCATCATTGAGAGACTTTGCAGAGTGGCTGGAGTATGAGCTGGTCATTCAAGAGGGCGGAGATCACACAGAGAAGGTAGAGGAGAGCTCGAGAGACAGGAGCAGCATGAAAAGAGATAAAAGAGCCACCAAAAGGACTACCACCGTGCTGCATGGTGCAACACACAACACTGCCCCTCAAAGGTCCTCAGCCACAACCCCTTCCACTTCAGAGGTCCAAGACAAGCCCACAGCTTATTGTCCATATTGTAATAACACTCTGCACTTCTTAGATCAATGTGTCAACTTCAAGATGCTGACTAAGGAGCAGAAATCAACTTGGATTAAGTCCAACAATCGCTGCTGGCGTTGTGGGCGGCACCACCAGGCCGCTCAGTGTCGACTGAAAGTGCAGTGCAAGACATGCAGGGAAAAACACCTTGAGGCCCTGCATGAAGTGAACCTCAGACCTGCTGCACCCAATCCACCAATGGAACACGTCGCTGAGCTGGGGAGTAAAGCATCTACTGAGGTACTTTATCTAGACCGGCGTGCTGGCTGTAGCCAAGTGCTTCTGAAGATAACCAAAGTGTTGCTGCAGAACGGTGAGCACACCTTGGAGACATTCGCCATATTGGATGATGGATCTGAGAGGACGATCCTTCTCCCTGAGGCCACTCAAAGACTGCAGTTACAGGGCACGGCAGAGAGTCTTACTCTACGTACGGTGAGACAAGGACTGAGAACCTTGCATGGCGCATCAGTGACAGTCAAAGTCTCCCCTGCCAGCCAACCATCCAGAACATTCACCATTGAGAGAGCCTTCACAGCCGATGATCTAGGCTTGGCTGAACATTCATACCCTGTGAAAGCACTTCAACAGAAATATAGACACTTAAGAAGGCTTCCCTTGTTGCCCTTCACAAATGCCCAGCCACTCCTTCTGATCGGTTCTGACTGTCCTCACCTAGTGACGCCCATCAAACCTGTGCGCCTAGGCTCACCTGGAGGACCAGCTGCAGTCAAGACTAGACTCGGTTGGGTACTACAGGGACCAATCCCCTCCCTTAAGCACTCCGCTCAACCGCAACAGTGCCTCTTCCTCTCAACTACCTCTCCTCAATCAGAGCTTCATAGTCAAGTAGAGAGGCTTTGGCAACTCGACACTCTCCCATATCGAAGTGAGAAACTGGTGACACGGTCTCGGAGGGAAGAGCAAGCTATGAAGCTTTTGGAGGCAAAGACAACAAGATTGAATGTCGAGGGAGTGAAGAGATATTCAACTCCCCTTCTGCGTGTCAGTGATATGCCTACACTCCGGGTGCCACCTGAAGCAGTACTCCCCAATCTACGAGGCACGGAGAAGCGCCTCAGTCGAGACCCAGAGAAGGCTAAAGCTTATCAAGCGGAGATGACAAGGTTGATAGCAGCAGGCTATGTCAGAGAAATCAGCGAAGAGGAAATGAGGGCCTCCAAAGAATCATGGTTCATCCCCCACCACATGGTGACACACAACGGAAAGAACCGTGTGGTGTTTAATTGCTCATTCACCTATAGGGATCAGAACCTCAACGGGCTGCTGTTACCAGGCCCGAACCTGGGGGCCTCTCTTCTTGGTGTGCTGCTACGCTTCAGAGAACGCTCCATCGCGGTTAGCAGTGACATCAAGGGGATGTTCCACCAAGTGAGACTACTGCCTGAGGACCGGCCGCTACTACGTTTCATCTGGCGTGATCTGCAAAGAGACACCCATCCCAAGGTGTATGAATGGCAGGTGCTCCCCTTTGGGACAACATGCTCACCATGCTGTGCAATTTATGCACTCCAGCGACACGTCCATGACCACAGTGACCAGGGAGATGACGTACGTGACTCCATTGAGAAGAATTTTTATGTTGACAACTGGTTACAGAGCTTCTCTTCTCCAGATGTGGCCACCGAGGTCGTGGACAAACTACGGTCACTATTATCGGAGGGAGGATTTGAGCTCAGACAGTGGGCCAGCAGCACCCCAGATCTCATCAGCCATCTACCACAGGAGATAAGATCGGAGAGCAGCGTACAGTGGCTGAATCGAACTGATATGGACCCTCAAGAACCTGCTCTAGGTCTGCGCTGGATGTGCTGCTCTGACACTCTCCACTACAAGTCCAGGCAGTTGGAGAGTAATCCTCCTACCATGAGAAACATCTACCGGGTTCTGGCGAGTCAGTATGACCCACTAGGGTTTCTCGTCCCCTTCACAACGAGAGCAAAGGTACTAGTCCAGCAGTTGTGGGACAAAAAGCGTGAGTGGGATGACCCCCTGTTACCAAGTGACCTGCTCTCTGCATGGAACGAATGGGAAGGTGAGCTGTAG